A portion of the Phycisphaerales bacterium genome contains these proteins:
- a CDS encoding nitrilase-related carbon-nitrogen hydrolase, with protein sequence MRAHLVQLDIVWEDREANFARVDRLLDGVDVGSGDLVLLPEMFDSGFSLNTETTADDGTTQRWLAQVADDLGAVVIGGRTVAGCANGGCDKATNHATVFAPGVDGGEPRLLCDYAKIHPFTYGRESEKFVGGRHVETFAWASGDASLTVCPTICYDLRFPELYRIGLEKGAEVFTCIANFPAARQSHWRALAIARAIENQAFMLAVNRRGDDPHVAYAGGTVAVDGKGEIIGELGEEEAVLTVDLDVPAFRAWRAEFPAWKDGRLLDGRAR encoded by the coding sequence ATGCGTGCGCATCTGGTCCAACTGGACATCGTATGGGAAGACCGCGAGGCGAACTTCGCCCGCGTCGACCGGCTGCTGGACGGCGTGGACGTCGGGTCGGGCGACCTGGTGCTGCTGCCCGAAATGTTCGACAGCGGGTTCTCCCTGAATACCGAGACGACGGCCGACGACGGCACCACCCAGCGCTGGCTCGCCCAAGTGGCCGACGACCTTGGCGCGGTCGTGATCGGCGGGCGGACCGTGGCCGGCTGCGCAAACGGTGGCTGCGATAAGGCCACCAACCACGCCACGGTGTTCGCCCCCGGCGTTGATGGCGGCGAGCCCAGGCTGCTGTGCGATTACGCAAAGATCCACCCCTTCACCTATGGCCGCGAGAGCGAGAAGTTCGTCGGCGGCCGGCACGTGGAGACGTTCGCGTGGGCGTCGGGCGATGCATCGCTGACGGTGTGCCCGACCATCTGCTACGACCTTCGCTTTCCAGAGCTCTATCGCATCGGCCTGGAAAAGGGGGCGGAGGTCTTCACCTGCATCGCCAACTTTCCGGCGGCCAGGCAGTCCCACTGGCGGGCGCTCGCCATCGCTCGGGCCATTGAAAACCAGGCGTTCATGCTCGCGGTGAATCGTCGGGGAGACGACCCGCACGTGGCCTACGCCGGCGGCACGGTCGCGGTGGACGGCAAGGGCGAGATCATCGGCGAACTGGGCGAAGAGGAAGCGGTGCTGACCGTCGACCTGGACGTCCCGGCGTTCCGCGCCTGGCGGGCCGAGTTTCCGGCCTGGAAAGACGGACGGCTTCTCGACGGGCGAGCACGCTAG
- a CDS encoding biopolymer transporter ExbD, whose translation MLKTRRTSAEPRIEMAPIIDVVFLLLTFFVFSLLLLSRVSVVDLDLPAMGSGEPRQGPQAIVVAVDSQGMVFVDGQPVGPASAQGQPLAETTRTALIDAIKLSAGPGATPADQPATKPTIRLEVDERGVSGALLRVLDVLRTQGYEAIELVGSPAEPEATTPATPAQGDP comes from the coding sequence GTGCTCAAGACACGACGCACCAGCGCCGAGCCACGCATCGAGATGGCCCCCATCATCGACGTGGTCTTCCTCCTCCTGACCTTTTTTGTCTTCTCCCTGCTGCTCCTTTCGCGTGTCAGCGTGGTCGATCTGGACTTGCCGGCCATGGGCTCGGGCGAGCCCAGGCAGGGTCCGCAGGCCATCGTGGTCGCCGTCGACAGCCAGGGCATGGTGTTCGTCGACGGCCAGCCCGTGGGCCCGGCTTCGGCCCAGGGCCAGCCGCTGGCGGAAACCACGCGGACCGCGCTGATCGATGCGATTAAGCTCTCCGCCGGCCCCGGAGCCACGCCGGCCGACCAACCAGCCACCAAACCCACGATCCGCCTGGAAGTCGACGAGCGAGGCGTCTCCGGCGCCCTGCTCCGCGTGCTCGACGTACTGCGAACCCAGGGATACGAGGCAATCGAACTGGTGGGCTCCCCCGCCGAGCCAGAAGCGACTACGCCCGCGACGCCCGCCCAAGGCGATCCCTGA
- a CDS encoding OmpA family protein yields the protein MPMCVSLRNSISRVACMSVLLAVALATVGCASNGPNPDDPLVMENQELRRVNESLEMALSDAEARYRALDEQNRDLAAQLAAQPAPGDMTGFEGLGAGVSRRPGEVVVDIAGEVLFDSGSVTIKSGARSVLDGVVRVIQQRYPNAEIRVAGYTDNDPIKKSDWKTNERLSAERAMAVESYLVSKGLSNDRVHSAAYGPAKPKGTKRESRRVEIIVLE from the coding sequence ATGCCCATGTGCGTCTCGCTTCGCAATTCGATCTCTCGTGTGGCCTGTATGTCGGTGCTGCTGGCCGTGGCGCTGGCGACGGTGGGCTGCGCGAGCAACGGCCCGAACCCCGACGACCCGCTGGTCATGGAGAACCAGGAACTCCGCCGCGTCAACGAAAGCCTTGAGATGGCCCTCAGCGATGCGGAGGCCCGCTACCGCGCCCTGGACGAGCAGAATCGTGATTTGGCGGCACAGCTGGCCGCCCAGCCGGCGCCGGGCGACATGACCGGCTTCGAGGGCTTGGGCGCGGGCGTTAGCCGCCGACCGGGCGAGGTCGTGGTCGACATTGCCGGCGAGGTGCTGTTCGACTCGGGCTCGGTCACGATCAAGTCGGGCGCCCGCAGCGTGCTCGATGGCGTGGTGCGGGTCATCCAGCAGAGGTATCCGAACGCCGAGATCCGCGTGGCGGGCTATACCGACAACGATCCCATCAAGAAGAGCGACTGGAAGACCAACGAACGCTTGAGCGCCGAGCGAGCCATGGCGGTGGAGAGCTACCTGGTCTCCAAGGGCCTGAGCAACGACCGCGTGCACTCGGCCGCATATGGCCCAGCCAAGCCCAAGGGCACCAAGCGCGAAAGCCGTCGCGTGGAGATCATCGTGCTCGAATAA
- a CDS encoding bifunctional nuclease family protein: MTVRMELSRILIRELTDYQVIELREVSDNGTPQDELRTFPIVIGLPEAQAIERRLSGVPVKRPQTHDLLANILDSLSASLESVAITDLSEATFYAVLSIRDADGQIVEVDARPSDAIALGIGLSVPIYVAEHVLAQATSTNPLEDQFEPDEDDDEDEGPPF; this comes from the coding sequence ATGACGGTACGAATGGAGTTGTCGCGCATTCTCATCCGCGAATTGACCGATTACCAGGTCATCGAGTTGCGGGAAGTCTCGGACAACGGCACGCCCCAGGATGAGTTGCGGACCTTCCCGATCGTCATCGGGCTGCCCGAGGCCCAGGCCATCGAGCGGCGGCTGAGCGGGGTGCCCGTCAAGCGGCCGCAGACCCACGATCTCCTGGCGAACATCCTGGACAGCCTGAGCGCCTCGCTCGAATCGGTCGCCATCACCGACTTGTCGGAGGCGACGTTCTATGCGGTGCTGAGCATCCGGGATGCGGATGGCCAGATCGTGGAGGTCGACGCCCGGCCGAGCGATGCCATCGCGCTGGGCATCGGGCTGAGTGTCCCGATCTACGTCGCCGAGCACGTCCTGGCACAGGCAACGAGCACGAATCCGCTCGAGGACCAGTTCGAGCCCGACGAAGACGACGACGAGGACGAAGGGCCTCCCTTCTGA
- the infC gene encoding translation initiation factor IF-3 codes for MQRTRVNHMIRISPIRLIGAEGEQVGVVDTRDAMRMAQEAGLDLVEIVPDTRPPVCKIMDYGKYKYEQSKRKDNKTTGQQEIKEVRLGRSVKIDPHDVQIRVNQARRFLMQGHKVQITQRFRGREMVHKELGLERLAEIVEQLSDIAKVEMAPRWVMRQASIVLAPDKNKVEAAKRKKAKDDQAEKDADAELDAQIAKLDAADTGVDDDDDTDASSEAEDDKKSKPTRKVSNPVEDEISALLGE; via the coding sequence GTGCAACGCACCCGGGTCAACCACATGATTCGCATCAGCCCGATCCGGCTGATCGGGGCCGAGGGCGAGCAGGTTGGCGTGGTAGACACGCGAGATGCGATGCGCATGGCCCAGGAGGCTGGCCTTGACCTTGTGGAGATCGTGCCCGACACGCGGCCACCGGTCTGCAAGATCATGGACTACGGCAAGTACAAGTACGAGCAGTCCAAGCGCAAGGACAACAAGACCACGGGCCAGCAGGAAATCAAGGAAGTGCGCCTGGGCCGGTCGGTGAAGATCGACCCCCACGACGTGCAGATCCGCGTGAACCAGGCCCGACGCTTCCTGATGCAGGGCCACAAGGTCCAGATCACCCAGCGCTTCCGCGGTCGCGAGATGGTCCACAAGGAGCTTGGGCTCGAACGCCTGGCCGAGATCGTCGAGCAGCTCAGCGACATCGCCAAGGTCGAGATGGCCCCGCGGTGGGTCATGCGGCAGGCGAGCATCGTGCTGGCGCCCGACAAGAACAAGGTCGAGGCGGCCAAGCGCAAGAAGGCCAAGGACGACCAGGCCGAGAAGGACGCCGACGCCGAGTTGGACGCCCAGATCGCCAAGCTCGACGCGGCCGACACCGGCGTGGACGACGACGACGATACCGACGCCTCTAGTGAGGCCGAGGACGACAAGAAGTCCAAGCCAACGCGGAAGGTGTCCAACCCGGTCGAAGACGAGATCAGCGCCCTGCTGGGCGAGTGA
- a CDS encoding prepilin peptidase — translation MQDLLIILPRVATLLFVFAFGACVGSLINVLAYRLPRGIGVVTPPSRCPACETRLRWNDNIPIFGWVILRGRCRYCRTPISPEYPLVELFAASLFTVFYIAWYLIPAMSVTSSGFEVLGLDLATLRPDWAAVDRYNGVPAQSAPIFAVVLLLLGSLLAMTLTDLKTTMIPLVLPWFATLAGVLIHTGYGVFMTIKGLEYPMPGGEMAWRWAIPSHGWASLGLGVGGVVGLGVSLLLVKLGLIRRSFADAEAWEEAHRKEQGLPPLPTLEEMDASETGQWRPQTGWLRGPAIVVILVLLSAIAGGVVAGVLGYAPGIGAGIGAAIGPVLAGVPLRLLVPARSQDASEEASDAEVWIAYPHARREMVKEMAFLAPPMVLAIAGFVLAGSFEGLCPLWLDVLGGSLLGYLVGGGVVWAIRLFGSLGFGKEAMGLGDVHLMAAVGACVGWVDAVLAFFGAAFVGILLTFYSLSLSRGVGRAMPYGPSLAIATVLVLLFKPAVEFGLSLMTGQPVNLP, via the coding sequence GTGCAAGACCTGCTGATTATCCTGCCCCGAGTGGCCACCCTGCTGTTCGTGTTCGCCTTCGGCGCGTGCGTGGGGTCGCTCATCAACGTACTGGCGTATCGGTTGCCTCGTGGCATCGGGGTGGTCACGCCGCCCTCGCGCTGCCCGGCGTGCGAGACCCGGCTGCGCTGGAACGACAACATCCCGATCTTCGGCTGGGTCATCCTGCGGGGTCGGTGTCGCTACTGCCGGACGCCCATATCCCCCGAGTATCCGCTCGTCGAATTGTTCGCGGCCAGCCTCTTTACGGTCTTCTACATCGCGTGGTACCTGATCCCCGCGATGAGCGTGACGAGCTCGGGCTTCGAGGTGCTCGGGCTCGACCTGGCGACCCTGCGGCCCGATTGGGCGGCGGTCGACCGGTACAACGGCGTGCCGGCGCAATCGGCGCCGATTTTCGCCGTCGTGCTGCTGCTGCTCGGTTCGCTGCTGGCGATGACGCTGACCGACCTGAAGACCACCATGATTCCGCTGGTCCTGCCGTGGTTCGCCACGCTCGCGGGCGTGCTCATCCACACCGGCTACGGCGTGTTCATGACCATCAAGGGCCTCGAGTATCCCATGCCCGGCGGCGAGATGGCCTGGCGATGGGCGATTCCCTCGCACGGCTGGGCGAGCCTCGGGCTGGGCGTGGGCGGCGTCGTGGGCCTTGGCGTGTCGCTGCTGCTGGTCAAGCTGGGCCTGATCCGCCGGAGCTTCGCCGACGCCGAGGCATGGGAAGAAGCCCACCGCAAGGAGCAGGGCCTGCCGCCGCTGCCGACGCTCGAGGAGATGGACGCCTCCGAAACCGGCCAGTGGCGACCGCAGACCGGCTGGCTGCGCGGCCCTGCGATCGTCGTGATTTTGGTGTTGCTCAGCGCCATTGCCGGTGGCGTCGTGGCCGGGGTGTTGGGCTACGCCCCGGGCATCGGTGCGGGCATCGGGGCGGCCATCGGCCCGGTGCTCGCCGGGGTTCCCTTGCGGCTGCTCGTGCCGGCACGATCGCAGGACGCGTCCGAAGAGGCCAGCGATGCCGAGGTGTGGATTGCCTATCCGCACGCCCGGCGCGAGATGGTGAAGGAGATGGCCTTCCTGGCGCCGCCCATGGTGCTCGCGATCGCCGGATTCGTCCTGGCCGGTTCGTTCGAGGGCCTGTGCCCGCTGTGGCTGGACGTGCTGGGCGGCTCGCTCCTGGGCTACCTTGTGGGTGGCGGCGTGGTATGGGCCATCCGGCTGTTCGGCAGCCTGGGCTTCGGCAAGGAGGCCATGGGCCTGGGCGACGTACACCTGATGGCCGCGGTGGGGGCCTGCGTGGGCTGGGTCGATGCCGTGCTGGCCTTCTTCGGGGCAGCGTTCGTGGGCATCCTGCTGACTTTCTACAGCCTCTCGCTCAGCCGCGGCGTGGGGCGGGCGATGCCCTACGGCCCTTCGCTTGCGATCGCCACCGTGCTGGTGCTGCTGTTCAAGCCGGCGGTTGAGTTCGGGCTGAGCCTGATGACGGGGCAGCCGGTGAATCTTCCGTAG
- the lpxK gene encoding tetraacyldisaccharide 4'-kinase, with product MARDRRADHGPMPAVLRPLAPLAERLYTRAIARRNARYDARTRASAFSPGGLTVTLDRPVISVGNLSVGGTGKTPTVQLICKWLLDAGRHPAIAMRGYGARDGLSDEAELHRAALPDVPLAIGPNRVQQLIQLFASPQGESVDTIVLDDGFQHRRLARQLDIVLIDATQDPFSQRLLPAGWLREPVASLARADAVVLTHADRARPADVTRIEAELRRRFPRLMIAHGSHAWADLLVSVEGDERTEPIEWLRGRRYALACAIGKPEAFIEQAERSFGSPTRQMVLRDHDPYAPATIQRLMRLAAGCDALLVTQKDWTKLAHAPAEQWPCPIVRPSLELQLDTGGDALVDAVLATSLWQDPVDEESAGRESADHHEAG from the coding sequence ATGGCCCGTGATCGCCGCGCCGACCACGGGCCCATGCCGGCCGTGCTGCGCCCGCTGGCCCCGCTGGCCGAACGCCTGTATACCCGGGCGATCGCCCGTCGCAACGCTCGCTATGACGCGCGGACCCGAGCGTCTGCCTTCTCCCCCGGAGGCCTGACGGTCACGCTCGACCGCCCGGTGATCTCGGTGGGCAACCTGAGCGTGGGCGGCACGGGAAAGACGCCCACGGTCCAGCTGATCTGCAAGTGGCTCCTGGACGCCGGCCGCCATCCAGCAATCGCCATGCGCGGGTACGGCGCACGAGACGGCCTGAGCGACGAAGCCGAACTCCATCGCGCCGCCTTGCCCGATGTTCCCCTGGCCATCGGCCCAAATCGCGTCCAGCAGCTCATCCAGCTCTTCGCGAGTCCACAGGGCGAGAGCGTCGACACGATCGTGCTCGATGATGGCTTCCAGCATCGTCGTCTCGCACGCCAGCTCGACATCGTGCTCATCGATGCGACGCAGGATCCGTTCTCCCAGCGGCTGTTGCCCGCTGGCTGGCTGCGCGAACCGGTCGCGAGCCTGGCGCGCGCCGATGCCGTCGTGCTCACCCATGCCGATCGAGCGCGTCCCGCCGACGTGACGCGCATCGAGGCCGAGCTGCGCCGACGCTTCCCCCGTCTCATGATTGCCCACGGCTCGCATGCCTGGGCCGATCTTCTCGTCTCGGTCGAAGGCGACGAGCGGACCGAACCCATCGAGTGGTTGCGCGGACGCAGGTATGCTCTGGCGTGCGCCATCGGCAAGCCCGAAGCCTTCATCGAGCAAGCCGAACGATCCTTTGGTTCACCCACCAGGCAGATGGTGCTGCGAGACCACGACCCGTACGCGCCCGCCACCATCCAACGCCTCATGCGCTTGGCTGCCGGCTGCGACGCCCTCCTGGTGACGCAGAAGGACTGGACCAAGCTGGCTCACGCGCCCGCTGAGCAATGGCCCTGCCCGATCGTTCGCCCGAGCCTGGAATTGCAGCTGGACACCGGCGGCGATGCACTCGTCGACGCCGTGCTGGCGACCTCGCTGTGGCAAGACCCCGTGGACGAAGAATCGGCGGGCCGCGAATCGGCAGATCACCATGAGGCAGGTTGA
- a CDS encoding amino acid permease — protein MVIGTSRPRNLGPIHAGPLLYGDWGTSRLYVLGLAFLYTGHASVVYLAAIGVLMLAVSWIYTHICRCYPDGGGVYSAARDVKPVLSVIGATLLMSGYIMTAAISVIEAFHYFGVPRAITLPLAVGTLVGIGAINWLGSKRSGQFALIIAIIAMVVSAILAVLAVPLFIDGLSTISFDYFTQVGPFDAWVSFAKICLALAGLEAVANMTGIMKKPVGKTARRTIWPVSLEVVVLNMVFGIALAGMSTTLNTHQPDELTYGPKLSMTHHQVVEAVEAGEMSQDEADQLESVIAYRDTAMKRIAIESGQRITGNDTAAFILGKVAGVTFGLLLLSAANTAVMAMVSVMFAMAQDRELPRSLTRLNYSGVPWVGLIVAVVVPTGVILVEQDVQVLAKLYVLGVCGAISTNILCGAVNRKLDIPRVVRLFMWIFGGILAAVSITIAVTQLESLAFSGGLVVLVLTMRALVQAKRSREPQPLEAPSQGWLAEVRREPIALDSSKPRVMLAARGRYQSEFAVDLARSRGAVLFVIFVRTFRVADLGPQRLPRIDEDHEAQEALGTTILLAREHGVPCVPIYVTSNDVVHEILDYTVTYGCDTLIMGESRRPLLARKLEGDVTTRIAHDLPGEIALITRSANTPHAIRSNS, from the coding sequence ATGGTCATCGGAACATCCCGCCCGCGAAACCTGGGGCCAATCCACGCCGGCCCGCTGCTCTACGGAGACTGGGGCACCAGCCGCCTGTACGTGCTGGGATTGGCGTTCCTGTACACCGGGCACGCCAGCGTCGTCTATCTCGCCGCGATCGGCGTGCTGATGCTGGCGGTGAGTTGGATCTACACGCACATCTGTCGCTGCTACCCCGATGGTGGCGGCGTCTACTCAGCCGCACGAGACGTCAAGCCGGTGCTCAGCGTCATCGGCGCCACCCTGCTGATGAGCGGCTACATCATGACCGCCGCCATCAGCGTGATCGAGGCTTTCCATTACTTCGGCGTGCCGCGCGCCATCACCTTGCCCCTGGCCGTCGGCACGCTCGTGGGCATCGGCGCCATCAACTGGCTGGGCTCGAAGCGATCGGGCCAGTTCGCGCTCATCATCGCCATCATCGCCATGGTCGTCTCGGCCATCCTGGCCGTCCTGGCCGTACCGCTCTTCATCGACGGGCTGAGCACCATCAGCTTCGACTACTTCACCCAGGTTGGTCCCTTCGACGCCTGGGTCAGCTTCGCCAAGATCTGCCTTGCGCTCGCCGGACTGGAAGCCGTCGCCAATATGACGGGCATCATGAAAAAGCCCGTGGGCAAGACGGCTCGCCGGACGATCTGGCCGGTCAGCCTCGAGGTCGTCGTGCTGAACATGGTCTTCGGCATCGCGCTGGCGGGCATGAGCACGACGCTGAACACGCACCAGCCCGACGAACTGACCTACGGCCCGAAGCTCTCCATGACCCACCACCAGGTGGTCGAAGCCGTCGAGGCCGGAGAGATGAGCCAGGACGAGGCCGACCAGCTCGAAAGCGTCATCGCCTATCGCGATACCGCGATGAAGCGCATCGCCATCGAGAGCGGCCAGCGCATTACGGGCAACGACACCGCCGCCTTCATTCTGGGCAAGGTTGCGGGCGTCACGTTCGGCCTGCTCTTGCTCAGCGCCGCCAATACGGCCGTCATGGCCATGGTCAGCGTGATGTTCGCCATGGCTCAGGACCGAGAGCTTCCGCGATCACTAACCAGGCTGAACTACTCGGGCGTGCCGTGGGTGGGCCTCATCGTCGCGGTCGTGGTGCCTACGGGCGTGATCCTGGTGGAGCAGGACGTGCAGGTGCTGGCCAAGCTCTACGTGCTGGGCGTGTGCGGGGCCATCAGCACCAACATCCTGTGCGGCGCCGTCAATCGCAAGCTCGACATCCCGCGAGTCGTGCGCCTGTTCATGTGGATCTTCGGCGGCATCCTGGCGGCCGTCTCAATCACCATTGCCGTCACGCAGCTCGAAAGCCTTGCCTTCAGCGGCGGCCTGGTGGTCCTCGTGCTCACGATGCGCGCGCTGGTGCAGGCCAAGCGCAGCCGCGAGCCGCAACCGCTCGAAGCGCCATCCCAGGGATGGCTGGCCGAGGTTCGCCGGGAGCCCATCGCCCTGGATTCCAGCAAGCCCCGCGTCATGCTCGCCGCCCGCGGTCGCTACCAGTCCGAGTTCGCCGTCGATCTGGCCCGCAGCCGCGGGGCCGTGCTCTTCGTCATCTTCGTGCGCACGTTCCGCGTGGCCGACCTGGGCCCCCAGCGCCTGCCCAGGATCGACGAAGACCACGAGGCCCAGGAAGCTCTTGGCACCACCATCCTGCTGGCTCGCGAGCACGGCGTGCCGTGCGTGCCCATCTACGTCACCAGCAACGACGTGGTGCACGAGATCCTCGACTACACCGTCACCTACGGCTGCGACACGCTCATCATGGGCGAGAGCCGTCGCCCCCTGCTGGCACGGAAGCTCGAAGGCGACGTTACGACGCGGATCGCCCACGACCTGCCCGGCGAGATCGCGCTCATCACGCGCTCGGCCAATACGCCGCACGCCATTCGCTCGAACAGCTAG
- the xseB gene encoding exodeoxyribonuclease VII small subunit produces the protein MAEKKPKPDASRPEPSFEEALAEVEAIIERIETGQSGLERSIGEYEKGIRLLARCRSLLKDAEQRIEDVTGKLQAEGADGQASKAD, from the coding sequence ATGGCCGAGAAGAAGCCCAAACCCGATGCGTCCCGGCCCGAGCCGAGCTTTGAGGAGGCCCTGGCCGAGGTCGAGGCCATCATCGAGCGGATCGAGACCGGCCAGAGCGGGCTGGAGCGGTCCATCGGTGAGTACGAGAAGGGCATTCGGCTCCTGGCGCGGTGCCGCAGCCTTCTGAAGGACGCCGAGCAGCGGATCGAAGACGTGACGGGCAAACTCCAGGCCGAGGGAGCCGACGGGCAGGCGAGCAAGGCCGATTGA
- a CDS encoding serine/threonine-protein kinase, producing MADPTPTPARKSAEASASGTGALSGSRTAALPAMDRSGITPLSGVSTPEDLDAAMAEVAKGGSNVDTALGRLVVDYGLATREEVDLCKDRLREVGAAEGEEAGQRSLAVELIDQDFVTKRQIARLKAILDAERSGQKIPGYRLLGKLGAGAMATVYKARQLNLDRLVAIKVLPRKFSQNPQFIERFYAEGRAAAQLNHPHIVQAYDVGKAGEYHYFVMEYVDGRTVYDDIVKNKRFSEADAIEIVRQVATALGHAHERGIIHRDVKPKNIMITKDGVVKLADMGLARAMSDKEAAEAEAGKAFGTPFYISPEQIRGETNVGAEADIYSLGATLYHMVTGAVPFDGKNPTSVMHKHLKADVVPPDQANPKLSGGISEVIEMMLAKKREQRYRSIPDLMGDLDAVKQGKAPPLAHRGLNEADLASLSHLETASVAAPEQMQPPQPAAGGSDFRTPLLIALGVLLAISLVINLIQLA from the coding sequence ATGGCCGACCCAACCCCGACACCTGCCAGAAAGTCCGCCGAAGCTTCGGCCTCGGGTACTGGCGCATTGTCGGGCAGCCGGACGGCGGCCCTGCCGGCCATGGATCGATCGGGCATCACGCCGCTGAGCGGCGTTTCGACGCCCGAGGATCTCGACGCAGCGATGGCCGAGGTGGCCAAGGGCGGGTCGAACGTTGATACCGCGCTGGGCCGGCTGGTCGTCGACTATGGGCTGGCAACCCGCGAAGAAGTCGATCTGTGCAAGGATCGACTCCGCGAGGTTGGCGCGGCCGAGGGCGAAGAAGCCGGCCAGCGATCGCTCGCGGTCGAGTTGATCGATCAGGACTTCGTCACCAAGCGCCAGATCGCTCGGTTGAAGGCGATACTCGACGCCGAGCGGAGCGGGCAGAAGATTCCCGGCTACCGCTTGCTGGGCAAGCTGGGCGCCGGCGCGATGGCGACGGTGTACAAGGCGCGGCAATTGAATCTTGATCGCCTGGTGGCCATCAAGGTGCTGCCGCGCAAGTTCAGCCAGAATCCGCAATTCATCGAGCGGTTCTACGCCGAGGGCCGTGCCGCCGCGCAGCTCAACCACCCGCACATCGTGCAGGCCTACGACGTCGGCAAGGCGGGCGAGTACCACTACTTCGTGATGGAGTACGTGGACGGACGCACCGTGTACGACGACATCGTGAAGAACAAGCGCTTCAGCGAGGCCGACGCGATCGAGATCGTGCGTCAGGTGGCTACGGCGCTGGGCCACGCCCACGAGCGGGGCATCATCCACCGCGACGTGAAGCCCAAGAACATCATGATCACCAAGGACGGCGTGGTGAAACTGGCCGACATGGGCCTGGCCCGCGCCATGAGCGACAAGGAAGCCGCAGAGGCCGAGGCGGGCAAGGCCTTCGGCACGCCCTTCTACATCAGCCCCGAGCAGATCCGCGGCGAGACCAACGTGGGCGCCGAGGCGGACATCTACTCGCTGGGCGCCACGTTGTATCACATGGTGACCGGGGCGGTGCCCTTCGACGGCAAGAACCCCACCAGCGTGATGCACAAGCACCTGAAGGCCGACGTGGTGCCGCCCGATCAGGCGAATCCGAAACTCAGCGGCGGCATCAGCGAGGTCATCGAGATGATGCTCGCCAAGAAGCGCGAGCAGCGGTATCGGAGCATCCCTGACCTGATGGGCGATCTCGACGCCGTCAAACAGGGCAAGGCTCCGCCGCTGGCCCACCGCGGGCTGAACGAGGCCGATCTGGCGTCGCTGAGCCACCTGGAGACGGCAAGCGTCGCGGCTCCCGAGCAGATGCAGCCACCGCAGCCGGCAGCCGGGGGCAGCGACTTCCGGACGCCGCTGCTCATCGCCTTGGGCGTGCTGTTGGCGATCAGCCTGGTGATCAACCTGATCCAGTTGGCATGA
- a CDS encoding Maf family protein — MRTHDDSIAGGPEIPPLPAVRLLLASGSVRRRDLLTRLGADFHVVPASIDDGQLSPPSTASAISWTMAMAYLKARSAAQELAPGSSGFIVGADTACELDGRIIGKPTDENQARQMLRSMVGQSQCVVTGVAVIDASQPRGPRLVVADVARVTFGMIYEDAIDRYLVTGAWRGKAGGYNLTERIGDGWPITVEGDPDTVVGLPTRRLGGWLGHAQSWGAPE; from the coding sequence ATGCGCACGCATGACGACAGCATAGCGGGCGGGCCCGAGATCCCGCCGTTGCCAGCCGTGCGCCTGCTGCTGGCTAGCGGCAGCGTCCGGCGGCGGGATCTGCTGACGAGGCTGGGCGCGGACTTCCACGTCGTACCGGCCAGCATCGACGACGGCCAGCTCTCACCACCTTCGACCGCTTCGGCCATCTCGTGGACCATGGCCATGGCCTACCTGAAGGCACGCAGCGCAGCACAGGAACTCGCCCCGGGCAGCTCGGGCTTCATCGTGGGCGCCGACACGGCCTGCGAGCTCGACGGCAGGATCATCGGCAAGCCAACCGACGAGAACCAAGCACGCCAGATGCTTCGATCCATGGTCGGCCAGAGCCAATGCGTGGTCACCGGCGTGGCGGTCATCGATGCCAGCCAGCCCCGGGGCCCGCGGCTCGTCGTCGCCGACGTTGCCCGGGTGACCTTCGGCATGATCTACGAGGACGCCATCGATCGCTACCTCGTCACGGGGGCATGGCGCGGCAAGGCGGGCGGTTACAACCTGACCGAACGCATCGGCGATGGATGGCCGATCACCGTCGAGGGCGACCCAGACACGGTCGTCGGCCTGCCGACACGTCGCCTGGGCGGCTGGCTCGGCCATGCGCAATCATGGGGCGCCCCCGAGTGA